A single window of Eucalyptus grandis isolate ANBG69807.140 chromosome 1, ASM1654582v1, whole genome shotgun sequence DNA harbors:
- the LOC120296228 gene encoding type I inositol polyphosphate 5-phosphatase 8-like codes for MREEAGEMSKKSWPKVVVRKWLNIRSGADEFHSDYAVREKRAERRKSCSDQGCYVFVPQGFSEGWLVEANNNLKESEFSCKASPIADTLNLRQVFT; via the exons ATGAGAGAAGAGGCTGGCGAGATGTCCAAG AAATCGTGGCCGAAAGTGGTGGTCAGAAAATGGCTGAACATCAGAAGCGGAGCCGATGAATTTCACTCCGATTACGCTGTAAGAG AGAAAAGAGCGGAGAGAAGGAAGAGCTGCTCAGACCAAGGCTGTTATGTGTTCGTACCACAAGGATTTTCAG AAGGATGGCTCGTGGAAGCAAACAATAATCTTAAAGAGTCCGAGTTCAGCTGCAAAGCATCGCCCATCGCAGATACTCTTAATCTAAGGCAAGTCTTTACATAA
- the LOC104436338 gene encoding type I inositol polyphosphate 5-phosphatase 8, whose product MFVGTWNAGGKSPHEGLNLRDWLKSPAPADIYVLGFQEIVPLNAGNVLGAEDNGPAVKWLSLIREALNSDGSSQTEFSDSQQSDLLQSPKPRLSFSDLMSLEDELDQENFDRLLSPKLSGSEEGSPSPPSMSGRHTSPVSRRYCLAASKQMVGIFLCVWVREDLRRHVSNLKVSCVGRGIMGYLGNKGSISISMTLHQTTFCFVCTHLTSGEKEGDAVKRNSDVMEILRKTKFSNSSRLQGPPFSPDSILDHDKIIWLGDLNYRLASSCSDMHELLQRNDWRTLLEKDQLKIEQRAGRVFKGWEEGNIYFAPTYKYLVNSDHYAVQNSKSKEKRRTPAWCDRILWKGDGLKQIWYMRGESRFSDHRPVYSLFSVQVDVPNRPTIAPTAGPLRPLPASCVAKVQAEEILLITRAQSCISAAPRF is encoded by the exons ATGTTTGTGGGGACATGGAATGCTGGAGGGAAGTCGCCGCATGAGGGCTTGAACTTGAGAGATTGGCTCAAGTCACCTGCTCCTGCTGACATCTATGTTCTTGG GTTCCAGGAAATTGTGCCGCTAAACGCGGGGAACGTGCTTGGAGCGGAGGACAATGGGCCGGCTGTCAAGTGGCTGTCCCTGATTCGCGAGGCGTTGAATAGCGATGGATCATCCCAAACGGAGTTTTCGGATTCTCAGCAGAGCGATTTGCTGCAGAGTCCCAAACCGAGGCTCAGCTTCTCGGACTTGATGTCTCTTGAAGATGAGCTTGACCAAGAGAACTTCGACAGGCTGCTGAGCCCTAAGCTGAGTGGCAGTGAagaaggctcgcctagcccgcCCAGCATGTCTGGGAGGCACACGAGCCCAGTTTCTCGGCGTTATTGCCTCGCCGCGAGCAAGCAGATGGTGGGGATATTTTTGTGCGTGTGGGTTAGGGAAGATCTCAGGAGGCATGTCAGTAATTTGAAGGTGTCATGCGTGGGGCGAGGAATCATGGGCTATCTTGGAAATAAG GGTTCAATCTCCATAAGCATGACCTTGCATCAAACCACCTTCTGCTTTGTGTGTACGCACTTGACCTCTGGGGAGAAAGAAGGCGACGCAGTGAAGAGGAACTCGGACGTGATGGAAATACTGAGGAAGACGAAGTTCTCCAATTCCTCTCGACTACAAGGGCCACCCTTTTCGCCCGATAGCATTCTTGATCACGA CAAAATCATTTGGCTAGGCGATTTGAACTATCGGCTAGCTTCAAGCTGCAGTGACATGCACGAACTTCTCCAGAGGAACGATTGGCGAACACTTTTGGAGAAAGACCAG CTTAAAATAGAACAAAGGGCCGGTAGAGTATTCAAAGGGTGGGAAGAAGGGAATATCTATTTCGCTCCGACGTACAAGTACCTCGTTAACTCTGACCATTACGCGGTTCAAAACTCCAAATCTAAAGAAAAGCGTCGCACGCCAGCCTG GTGCGACAGAATATTGTGGAAAGGCGATGGGCTGAAACAGATATGGTATATGAGAGGAGAGTCCAGATTCTCGGACCACAGGCCTGTTTACTCGCTCTTCTCGGTCCAAGTGGACGTCCCGAACCGGCCCACCATCGCCCCCACGGCCGGCCCACTTCGGCCCCTGCCTGCTTCGTGCGTGGCCAAAGTACAAGCAGAAGAGATACTCCTCATCACCAGAGCTCAGAGCTGCATCTCCGCTGCTCCCAGATTTTGA